A single region of the Oleispira antarctica RB-8 genome encodes:
- a CDS encoding Arginine/ornithine transport system ATPase, protein MIDLEKLRSGNRRALAKAITLVESKLDKHRIEAQELLNQLLPHTGNSIRIGISGIPGVGKSTFIEAFGQYLIQQGKKVAVLAVDPSSPLRGGSILGDKTRMEMLSREDNAFIRPSPSEGALGGVAQKTRETMLLCEAAGYDVILVETVGVGQSEYEVAGMVDFFLVLMLPNAGDELQGIKRGIMELADALVINKADGESLSLANQTQGHYKNAFKLMKQNSFWTPTVKTCSALNNERIEDVWQMISDYYKAANENINAGISSFAEKRARQNSEWLNKLIHEMLELKLKQNIDVKNTLPQLQDDVLNNKTTPYNAAQQIIDLL, encoded by the coding sequence ATGATTGATTTGGAAAAACTAAGAAGTGGTAATCGTCGGGCGTTAGCTAAGGCGATTACCCTGGTTGAAAGCAAGCTTGATAAGCACCGAATTGAAGCTCAAGAGTTGCTTAATCAGCTATTGCCGCACACAGGCAATAGCATCCGTATTGGTATTTCCGGTATTCCCGGTGTAGGAAAATCGACCTTTATTGAAGCGTTTGGCCAATACCTTATTCAGCAAGGAAAAAAAGTCGCGGTGCTGGCGGTTGATCCAAGCTCTCCTTTGCGTGGAGGTAGTATTCTGGGGGATAAAACCCGTATGGAGATGCTCTCGCGTGAAGATAATGCTTTCATTCGCCCCTCTCCAAGCGAAGGTGCTTTAGGTGGCGTTGCGCAAAAAACTCGCGAAACTATGCTGTTATGTGAAGCCGCGGGCTACGATGTTATCTTGGTAGAAACCGTGGGTGTCGGTCAGTCAGAATACGAAGTTGCAGGCATGGTTGATTTCTTCTTAGTGCTTATGCTGCCCAATGCGGGTGATGAGTTACAAGGTATCAAGCGAGGCATTATGGAATTGGCCGATGCGTTAGTCATCAATAAAGCCGATGGCGAAAGCTTAAGTCTTGCCAATCAAACTCAAGGGCATTACAAAAATGCATTCAAATTAATGAAGCAAAATAGCTTCTGGACGCCGACGGTCAAAACTTGCTCAGCACTGAATAATGAACGCATCGAAGATGTTTGGCAGATGATTAGTGATTATTACAAAGCGGCTAATGAAAATATTAATGCGGGTATTAGTTCGTTTGCAGAGAAGCGTGCTCGTCAAAATAGTGAATGGTTAAATAAACTCATCCATGAAATGCTAGAACTAAAACTAAAGCAAAATATTGATGTGAAAAATACATTGCCGCAGTTGCAGGATGACGTTTTAAATAATAAAACCACTCCCTATAATGCCGCTCAACAAATAATTGATTTGCTATAA
- a CDS encoding Thioesterase putative: MNASLTPDQVSKKLKQFFSDHLPISQFMGLEIESYDGDTLILTAPLEPNINDKQTAFGGSLYNAAVMACWGMVYLKTQEENIACNQVVTEGNMKYIAPVYGRIRAICHAPDEEELANFFDHFERKGKARISLEAAIYNDACVMKIEPETKPSVKFNGQYAILKNQ, encoded by the coding sequence ATGAATGCGTCATTGACCCCAGATCAGGTTAGTAAAAAACTCAAACAGTTTTTCAGCGACCATCTTCCTATCTCACAATTCATGGGTTTAGAAATTGAATCTTATGATGGTGACACCTTAATTCTCACAGCACCGTTAGAGCCCAATATTAACGATAAGCAAACCGCTTTTGGCGGCAGTTTATACAATGCGGCGGTGATGGCGTGTTGGGGAATGGTCTATCTTAAAACCCAAGAGGAGAATATTGCCTGCAATCAAGTTGTGACTGAAGGCAATATGAAATACATAGCCCCTGTCTATGGCCGTATTCGCGCCATCTGCCATGCCCCGGATGAAGAGGAGCTTGCCAATTTTTTTGATCATTTTGAACGCAAAGGTAAAGCCAGAATTAGCTTAGAAGCCGCGATTTATAATGATGCTTGCGTAATGAAAATTGAGCCAGAAACAAAACCTTCTGTTAAGTTCAATGGTCAATATGCCATTCTAAAAAATCAGTAA
- a CDS encoding Propionyl-CoA carboxylase, which yields MTKASKVSSPVASLTNPFDTKKEVEFSIPGQASYEPGLYEESLKQGYKLIQRPKKAAGINAITRQHAKKRMTIWERISVLTDESPTVLFQNWGKNLDGASLVTAIVKINGRDVALYGHDFTVRAGSMDATNGKKLARLFELAGKRKIPLVGLNDSAGAYVPAGVGGLDGYAEAFTALRKISGVVPSIMCMFGFNAGGGSYLPRQGSFMIQPNNTFFGLTGPGVVKSVLGEDVTPDELGGPSVHSQSGVTDFVVKDEVSALKKVKRLLNYIPNNNSEFAPYQETSDPVDRRTWDIDVLLKKAFNSPSGFNTPMDVTIMIQQLCDHGDFMEIQPDRARNTITALGRMGGNVIGFVANNSAVSSGQIDIAAAYKNARFIRFCNLYNIPVIFMEDTTGFLPGKDQEAQGIVQAGRAMLDAIIDLRTPRFLLIIRNAFGGAYASYNNYPTGADFVIALPSTRAAVMGPAGVEFVYKNELRAIRSAVKNKQQTAQWAKEQEALLAKRYEEELMNPNEALSLGSISQIVMPSDLRKVLSENMSFHLRHYTPEPLNAVQREFH from the coding sequence ATGACAAAAGCAAGCAAAGTGTCCAGTCCAGTGGCGTCATTAACGAATCCTTTCGATACAAAGAAGGAGGTTGAATTCAGTATTCCTGGTCAAGCGTCTTATGAACCAGGACTTTACGAAGAAAGCCTAAAGCAAGGCTACAAACTGATTCAGCGTCCCAAAAAAGCCGCAGGTATTAATGCCATTACTCGTCAGCACGCTAAAAAGCGTATGACGATTTGGGAGCGTATCTCAGTTTTAACCGATGAAAGTCCAACGGTTCTATTCCAAAACTGGGGTAAGAACTTAGACGGCGCTTCGCTTGTGACAGCGATAGTGAAAATCAACGGTCGCGATGTTGCGCTCTATGGCCATGACTTTACAGTGCGTGCAGGCTCTATGGATGCGACTAACGGTAAAAAGCTAGCGCGTTTATTTGAACTGGCCGGCAAGCGCAAAATTCCATTAGTCGGTCTTAATGATAGCGCCGGTGCTTATGTCCCTGCGGGTGTGGGCGGCCTTGATGGTTATGCAGAAGCCTTTACCGCCTTGCGTAAAATCAGCGGTGTCGTGCCTTCTATCATGTGCATGTTTGGTTTTAACGCTGGCGGTGGTTCGTATTTGCCACGTCAGGGTAGCTTCATGATTCAACCGAATAATACCTTCTTTGGTTTAACGGGACCTGGTGTTGTTAAATCGGTATTGGGTGAAGACGTTACTCCTGATGAATTAGGCGGGCCAAGCGTTCATAGTCAAAGTGGTGTTACTGATTTTGTAGTCAAAGATGAAGTGAGTGCACTGAAAAAAGTGAAACGTTTACTTAACTATATTCCAAATAATAATAGTGAATTTGCCCCTTACCAAGAAACCTCCGATCCGGTTGATCGTAGAACTTGGGATATTGATGTCCTATTAAAAAAAGCCTTCAACAGTCCAAGCGGATTTAATACCCCTATGGATGTCACCATCATGATTCAGCAGCTATGTGATCATGGAGACTTCATGGAAATTCAACCTGATCGTGCGCGCAATACCATTACTGCTCTGGGTCGTATGGGTGGAAATGTTATCGGTTTTGTGGCGAATAATTCAGCGGTTTCTTCGGGTCAGATTGATATTGCTGCTGCTTATAAAAATGCTCGCTTCATCCGCTTCTGTAATCTTTACAACATTCCTGTGATATTTATGGAAGATACGACAGGCTTCTTACCCGGTAAAGATCAAGAAGCCCAGGGTATCGTGCAAGCAGGTCGTGCAATGCTCGATGCGATTATCGATTTACGCACTCCCCGTTTCTTATTGATTATTCGTAATGCGTTTGGCGGTGCTTACGCGTCTTATAATAACTATCCGACAGGTGCAGATTTCGTTATCGCATTACCTTCTACTCGCGCCGCAGTAATGGGGCCAGCAGGGGTTGAGTTTGTTTATAAAAATGAATTACGTGCCATTCGCAGTGCTGTTAAAAACAAACAACAAACGGCGCAGTGGGCAAAAGAGCAAGAAGCATTATTAGCTAAGCGCTATGAAGAAGAACTCATGAATCCGAATGAAGCCCTAAGTCTAGGTTCTATTTCTCAAATTGTGATGCCAAGTGATTTACGTAAAGTTTTAAGTGAAAACATGAGTTTTCACTTACGCCATTACACACCAGAACCATTGAATGCCGTACAGCGCGAGTTCCACTAG
- the guaA gene encoding probable Glutamine amidotransferase, class I — MRIGLLETDVLYDDLINDYGSYGLMFEKYLTQLDDSKLEFVYYQVQQGELPLLLDECDAYIITGSKAGAYEEHLWIKPLSNWIISADQARAKVFGVCFGHQLIAQALGGSVEESNKGWGVGVRSLATISDSPFSQSLPKHLDLIYSHKDQVVKLPDNARNFISDNFCPYAGFTIGQHIVTLQGHPEFSGEYSTLLFRLRAKNIGEPACSDAINSLRHSTDANFIGRLILDFLRPETTQQMDEAFQIEETLN; from the coding sequence ATGCGTATTGGATTGTTAGAAACCGATGTTTTATACGATGATCTAATTAATGATTATGGTTCTTACGGTTTGATGTTTGAAAAGTATTTAACTCAACTGGACGATTCCAAGCTCGAGTTTGTTTATTATCAAGTTCAGCAAGGCGAATTACCACTGCTTTTAGACGAGTGTGATGCTTACATCATTACCGGCTCAAAGGCAGGGGCATATGAAGAGCACCTTTGGATTAAACCACTATCAAACTGGATTATTAGCGCAGATCAGGCAAGAGCAAAAGTATTTGGTGTGTGTTTTGGTCATCAATTAATTGCTCAGGCCCTGGGTGGCTCAGTAGAAGAAAGCAATAAGGGCTGGGGGGTTGGTGTACGTTCATTAGCGACGATTTCAGACTCTCCATTTTCGCAATCACTGCCTAAGCATTTAGATTTAATTTATAGCCATAAAGATCAAGTTGTTAAGCTACCTGACAACGCGCGCAATTTTATTAGTGATAATTTTTGTCCCTATGCGGGCTTTACAATTGGCCAACACATTGTGACTCTGCAAGGACATCCAGAATTTAGTGGTGAATACAGCACTTTGTTATTTAGGCTCCGTGCCAAGAATATAGGCGAGCCAGCGTGTAGCGACGCTATTAATTCACTACGCCATAGCACGGATGCCAATTTTATTGGGCGATTAATCTTGGATTTTTTACGACCTGAAACGACTCAACAGATGGATGAAGCGTTTCAGATAGAAGAAACTTTAAACTAA
- a CDS encoding Methylmalonyl-CoA mutase encodes MSEEQKYTLAEWEALAIKQMKGLTPEEMEWHTPEGVPIKVLYTQDDVKDLEFTNTMPGLAPYVRGPQATMYAGRPWTIRQYAGFSTAEESNAFYRKNLAAGAQGVSVAFDLATHRGYDSDHPRVSGDVGKAGVAIDSVEDMKILFNEIPLDKVSVSMTMNGAVLPILANYIVAAEEQGVSQDKLSGTIQNDILKEFMVRNTYIYPPTPSMRIIGDIIAYTSGNMPKYNSISISGYHIQEAGADAALELAYTLSDGREYVRTALAAGLDVDAFAPRLSFFWGISMNFYMEIAKLRAGRLLWNRIMAEFKPKNPKSSMLRTHSQTSGWSLTEQDPYNNVVRTTIEAMAAVFGGTQSLHTNALDEAVALPTEFSARIARNTQIIIQEETGITQVVDPWGGSYMMESLTQQMADKAWALIEEIEEKGGMAKAIEEGLPKLRIEESAARKQARIDRGEDVIVGVNKHQLNEEADLDILEVDNVAVRESQIKRLTEIKSTRDNEAVNAALSAITAAAKTGEGNLLDLSVKAARLRATVGEISDAMEEEFGRYKAEARTISGVYGASYEDDADWQTIKSDIESFETEQGRRPRMLVCKMGQDGHDRGAKVIATAFADVGFDIDLSPMFSTPEEVAKQAVENDVHVVGVSSQAAGHKTLIPSLIAALKAQGADDIIVVAGGVIPKQDYDYLWDAGVKGIFGPGTKIPISARAVLEAIKAAQVNDAPAN; translated from the coding sequence ATGTCAGAAGAACAGAAGTACACTCTGGCAGAGTGGGAAGCCTTGGCAATCAAGCAAATGAAAGGCTTAACGCCTGAAGAAATGGAATGGCATACCCCTGAAGGTGTGCCAATTAAAGTGCTGTACACTCAAGACGATGTGAAAGATCTTGAGTTCACTAATACCATGCCGGGTCTTGCACCTTATGTGCGAGGGCCGCAAGCGACTATGTATGCGGGCCGCCCTTGGACCATTCGTCAGTATGCTGGTTTTTCTACCGCAGAAGAATCGAATGCTTTTTATCGTAAGAACTTAGCGGCAGGTGCACAGGGTGTTTCAGTTGCATTTGATTTAGCGACGCACCGCGGTTACGACTCTGACCATCCTCGCGTCAGTGGTGATGTGGGTAAGGCCGGTGTTGCCATCGATTCTGTCGAAGATATGAAAATTTTATTCAATGAAATTCCGTTGGATAAAGTCTCTGTATCTATGACAATGAACGGCGCCGTATTGCCTATCTTAGCCAACTACATCGTTGCGGCAGAAGAGCAGGGGGTTAGCCAAGATAAATTATCGGGTACGATTCAAAATGATATTCTAAAAGAATTCATGGTGCGTAATACCTACATTTATCCACCGACACCCTCGATGCGAATCATCGGTGATATCATCGCCTACACCTCTGGCAATATGCCAAAGTACAACAGTATTTCCATCTCGGGTTATCACATCCAAGAAGCGGGCGCGGATGCGGCTCTTGAACTGGCTTATACCTTAAGTGATGGTCGAGAATACGTGCGCACAGCATTAGCTGCAGGATTAGATGTGGATGCCTTTGCGCCGCGCTTATCTTTCTTCTGGGGCATTAGCATGAACTTCTATATGGAGATCGCTAAGTTACGCGCCGGACGTTTATTGTGGAACCGCATCATGGCGGAATTTAAACCCAAAAATCCAAAGTCTTCTATGTTGCGAACGCACTCGCAAACATCTGGCTGGTCGTTGACCGAGCAAGACCCATACAATAACGTTGTGCGCACAACCATTGAAGCCATGGCCGCTGTATTTGGCGGAACGCAATCTCTGCATACCAATGCCCTAGATGAAGCCGTTGCATTGCCAACAGAATTCTCAGCACGTATCGCGCGTAATACGCAGATTATTATTCAAGAAGAAACGGGCATTACTCAAGTCGTCGATCCTTGGGGTGGCTCTTATATGATGGAAAGCTTAACCCAGCAAATGGCGGATAAAGCTTGGGCATTGATTGAAGAAATTGAAGAAAAAGGCGGCATGGCAAAAGCCATTGAAGAAGGCTTGCCAAAACTTCGTATTGAAGAATCCGCTGCCCGCAAGCAAGCCCGTATCGATCGCGGCGAAGATGTTATTGTGGGGGTGAATAAACATCAGCTAAATGAAGAAGCTGATCTCGACATTCTTGAGGTCGATAATGTCGCGGTGCGTGAATCACAAATTAAACGTTTAACTGAAATTAAATCCACTCGTGATAACGAAGCGGTTAACGCAGCGTTATCCGCCATTACGGCTGCCGCAAAAACAGGCGAGGGCAACCTGCTAGACTTAAGTGTGAAAGCTGCACGTTTACGCGCAACCGTAGGTGAAATTTCAGACGCAATGGAAGAAGAATTCGGACGTTATAAAGCCGAGGCTCGTACTATCTCAGGTGTGTATGGCGCATCATATGAAGATGATGCGGATTGGCAAACGATTAAAAGCGACATCGAAAGCTTTGAGACAGAGCAAGGCCGCCGCCCGCGAATGCTCGTCTGTAAAATGGGACAGGATGGTCATGACCGCGGTGCCAAAGTTATTGCTACGGCGTTTGCCGATGTCGGCTTTGATATCGATTTATCCCCTATGTTTTCCACGCCAGAAGAAGTGGCCAAACAAGCGGTCGAAAACGACGTTCACGTTGTTGGTGTATCGTCTCAAGCAGCAGGTCATAAAACCCTCATACCCTCGTTGATTGCCGCATTAAAAGCACAAGGTGCTGACGATATCATTGTTGTTGCTGGCGGTGTTATTCCGAAGCAAGATTATGATTATTTATGGGACGCTGGGGTGAAGGGGATTTTTGGTCCAGGCACTAAAATCCCAATCAGTGCGCGCGCGGTGCTTGAAGCGATTAAAGCTGCACAGGTTAATGATGCTCCAGCTAATTAG
- a CDS encoding Transcriptional regulator, AraC family, whose translation MATVGSHYIKTALGGAKAKGIDTRALLRKARISDKQMNDPNARVHVDLVAKLYSSIAIELNDEFMGFTEKSLKVGTFALMADWVSYSSNLEELLQKGIRFYNQITDEVQISLETEGDHVYFTTVFRRPELDFEHFYIEYWHVIWHRFASWYIGKPIKLLGSYINYTPLDKAEYDLLFRCPTYLKSKYNRLVFHRNYLHEPLIKSQRELQVFLRRAPIDLLTIPGEDSSLSARIYQLLEPKLNRGVVVPGSVKLSKELSMSEQTLRRKLTAEGTSYQQIKDNLRNDMANKLLRDRSITIASIAKQLGFSEPRAFTRAYKQWMDVTPREYRAQRLGRVGFK comes from the coding sequence ATGGCAACGGTTGGTTCTCACTATATTAAGACGGCATTGGGTGGTGCAAAAGCGAAAGGTATTGATACACGTGCTCTATTAAGAAAGGCGCGTATATCCGATAAGCAAATGAATGATCCTAATGCCCGAGTGCATGTTGATTTGGTTGCTAAGTTGTATTCCTCTATTGCTATAGAGCTAAATGATGAGTTTATGGGCTTTACTGAAAAGTCATTAAAGGTAGGAACCTTTGCGCTGATGGCCGATTGGGTGAGTTACTCTTCTAATCTTGAGGAGTTATTGCAAAAAGGCATTCGTTTTTATAATCAAATAACAGATGAAGTGCAGATTTCTCTAGAGACGGAGGGGGATCATGTTTACTTCACTACGGTCTTTCGTCGTCCTGAGTTAGATTTCGAGCACTTCTATATAGAGTACTGGCATGTCATCTGGCATCGTTTCGCTAGTTGGTATATTGGTAAGCCGATTAAGCTTCTTGGTTCTTACATTAATTACACGCCTTTAGATAAGGCGGAATACGATTTACTCTTTCGTTGTCCCACTTACTTAAAGAGCAAATACAATCGTTTGGTATTTCATCGCAACTATTTACATGAGCCACTTATAAAGAGTCAGCGTGAATTGCAGGTGTTCTTGCGTCGTGCGCCGATTGATCTATTAACTATACCGGGTGAAGATAGTAGTTTAAGTGCGCGTATTTATCAGTTGCTGGAGCCTAAGTTGAATCGAGGTGTTGTGGTGCCGGGCTCAGTTAAGTTATCAAAAGAACTTTCGATGAGCGAGCAAACTCTTAGACGTAAGCTGACTGCGGAAGGGACTAGCTATCAGCAGATTAAAGATAACTTACGCAATGATATGGCCAATAAGTTGTTGCGTGATCGTAGTATTACAATTGCTTCGATCGCCAAGCAATTAGGGTTCAGTGAGCCGCGTGCATTTACTCGTGCCTATAAACAGTGGATGGATGTGACTCCTCGAGAGTATCGCGCGCAGCGATTGGGACGTGTGGGTTTTAAGTAG
- a CDS encoding Putative lyase, which produces MIVALDHIAIAVPDLEKSIKRFMEDFGLSFQGQEDVAAAKTSTAFFPLAETSIELVHPLNGEGPIQGYLDKKGGGLHHLCFRSDDIDADVERLKEKGYQFLSEAPTLGAHNCRVIFIHPKSCDGVLIELNQPQDANNIAEGQH; this is translated from the coding sequence ATGATAGTTGCATTAGATCACATCGCGATTGCGGTTCCCGATTTAGAGAAATCGATTAAACGTTTTATGGAAGATTTTGGTCTTTCTTTTCAGGGCCAAGAAGATGTAGCAGCGGCTAAAACCAGCACCGCTTTTTTTCCATTAGCCGAAACCAGCATTGAATTAGTACACCCATTAAACGGTGAAGGTCCAATACAAGGGTATCTGGATAAAAAAGGCGGTGGCTTGCATCATTTATGTTTTCGTAGCGATGACATAGACGCAGATGTTGAGCGCTTAAAAGAAAAAGGCTATCAGTTTTTATCAGAAGCACCGACGTTAGGTGCGCATAACTGTAGAGTTATCTTTATTCATCCAAAATCCTGTGATGGTGTTCTGATCGAGCTTAATCAGCCTCAAGATGCAAATAACATTGCAGAAGGACAACACTAA
- a CDS encoding Biotin/lipoyl attachment has translation MSNDYYLNNPLVHKDRRLAKSNNEWAQSFECSDMRPLIICRGPIRKEAMDVFEEMGIEHYGILLSEKDSIVYQNALAPELRQLTDPQRVHRVPDYTGADKEERNVRIQQIISIAKENGYNSIFTGYGFMAEDETMVAAMEDAGLNFIGPCSKTVHDAGLKDEAKRTALKVGVSVTPGIDNATAITLVKKHSDEKALLALAKKEHLVLDQALFDDAESLVEKADVVLTAGHKKGIDLYTIEELQETIREQVIVMSHNYPENRIRLKCIGGGGGKGQRILPNPNTLEGEVESQIAQVAAQAPSLVLEILNEVKATGLGDNKNILIELNIETTRHQEIQVIGNGQWSLALGGRDCSLQMHEQKLLEVSVTTEELETALTEAVKAGRDVEAKVLKQDLKTLHAMEKESETFGEAVGLDSVSTFECIVDRDKHFFMEMNTRIQVEHRVTELCYALRFVNPEDETDFFIVESLVEAMVLLAAHGPRLPKPERIKRNNASVEARLNATNQALAPHAGGIIEHWSDAREGEIRDDQGISLHNPDTDVFMKYHLAGAYDSNIALLLTVGKDRLGSYQGLAEVLRKTELTGKDLSTNLEFHYGLVNWFLGNNINARPTTRFIVPYLTAVGLLKQKANNLDLNFAYEQVCNKAMAAVKDEDAKSALLDVLTRKQLLLVRPLENLLAEPHVLAGWLSLNQKYFELNAKGEIIWVENPVKVLSEAYHFLNMNFNADNPAASMIWDHDHEVLSQALNFYAELENILEISNYAELCKALVKKKSPVDTIESAQWLAIQSAHLGYQAGNEILSLLPFIGIQTQFFDLKVNEDLSVHIPESLFDKELQVQMAKVLVPPPTAKSDEILAPTGGMFYSCEAPGMPPLVKEGAHFEAGQPLYIIEVMKMFNKVKAPFSGTVDKVLVEDDGAIISKGQVLFKITPDEKAVVESPDVISARIEAQTAEFLDSIILSASLTAK, from the coding sequence ATGAGTAACGATTATTATTTAAATAACCCATTGGTACATAAAGACCGCCGTTTAGCGAAATCAAACAACGAGTGGGCGCAAAGTTTTGAGTGCAGCGACATGCGCCCATTAATTATTTGCCGTGGTCCTATTCGTAAAGAAGCAATGGATGTGTTCGAAGAAATGGGTATCGAGCATTACGGTATTCTGCTGTCTGAGAAAGATTCAATCGTTTATCAAAATGCGCTCGCGCCAGAGCTGCGCCAGTTAACCGACCCTCAGCGTGTGCACCGTGTCCCAGATTATACCGGTGCTGATAAAGAAGAGCGTAATGTCCGTATTCAGCAAATCATAAGCATTGCTAAAGAAAATGGTTATAACTCTATTTTTACGGGTTATGGTTTTATGGCAGAAGACGAAACCATGGTTGCGGCGATGGAAGACGCAGGTCTGAATTTTATTGGCCCCTGTTCTAAAACGGTTCATGACGCTGGCTTAAAAGATGAAGCTAAGCGCACGGCATTAAAAGTGGGTGTGAGTGTTACCCCCGGTATTGATAATGCAACAGCGATTACCTTAGTTAAAAAACACAGTGATGAAAAAGCGTTGCTGGCCTTGGCAAAAAAAGAACACCTAGTACTTGATCAAGCACTTTTTGATGATGCCGAAAGCTTGGTTGAAAAAGCCGATGTTGTATTAACCGCAGGTCATAAAAAAGGCATTGATCTTTATACTATTGAAGAACTGCAAGAAACGATTCGTGAGCAAGTGATTGTGATGAGTCATAATTACCCTGAAAACCGTATTCGTCTTAAGTGCATTGGTGGCGGTGGTGGTAAAGGTCAGCGTATCTTGCCTAATCCAAATACATTGGAAGGCGAGGTAGAATCTCAAATAGCACAAGTTGCTGCGCAAGCGCCTTCTTTGGTATTAGAAATTCTAAACGAAGTTAAAGCAACGGGGCTAGGTGATAATAAAAACATTCTTATCGAGCTCAATATCGAAACCACGCGTCACCAAGAAATACAGGTGATTGGTAATGGTCAGTGGAGTTTAGCACTGGGTGGTCGTGATTGTTCATTGCAAATGCATGAACAAAAACTATTAGAAGTGTCTGTCACCACAGAAGAACTTGAAACAGCATTAACTGAAGCCGTAAAAGCAGGCCGAGATGTAGAAGCGAAGGTACTGAAGCAAGATTTAAAAACTTTGCATGCAATGGAAAAAGAATCGGAAACCTTTGGTGAAGCGGTAGGGCTTGATAGTGTATCAACATTCGAATGTATTGTTGATCGTGATAAACACTTCTTCATGGAAATGAATACCCGCATTCAGGTAGAGCATCGCGTAACGGAATTATGTTATGCGTTGAGATTTGTTAATCCTGAAGATGAGACCGATTTCTTTATCGTAGAGTCTTTAGTTGAAGCAATGGTATTACTAGCCGCTCATGGCCCTCGCTTACCTAAACCAGAACGTATTAAACGTAATAATGCATCAGTAGAGGCGCGTTTAAACGCCACTAACCAAGCATTAGCCCCTCATGCCGGTGGTATCATTGAACACTGGTCAGATGCGCGTGAAGGTGAAATTCGTGACGATCAAGGTATCAGCTTACATAATCCTGATACTGATGTGTTCATGAAATATCACTTGGCAGGCGCATACGATAGTAATATCGCTTTGTTATTAACCGTGGGTAAAGATCGTTTAGGCAGCTATCAAGGTTTAGCAGAAGTATTACGTAAAACGGAATTAACCGGTAAAGACCTGTCGACTAATCTAGAGTTTCATTATGGATTGGTTAATTGGTTCTTGGGTAATAATATTAATGCGCGCCCAACAACCCGCTTTATCGTGCCTTATTTGACGGCGGTTGGTTTATTAAAACAAAAAGCCAATAACCTTGATCTCAATTTTGCTTACGAACAAGTCTGCAATAAAGCAATGGCAGCAGTTAAAGATGAAGACGCAAAGTCAGCGTTGCTCGACGTTTTAACTCGTAAGCAGCTATTATTAGTTCGTCCACTGGAAAACTTATTAGCAGAGCCCCACGTATTAGCAGGCTGGTTAAGCTTGAATCAAAAATACTTTGAGCTAAATGCCAAAGGTGAAATTATTTGGGTGGAAAATCCGGTTAAAGTATTATCTGAGGCGTATCACTTTTTGAATATGAACTTCAACGCCGACAATCCTGCTGCGAGTATGATTTGGGATCACGACCATGAAGTTTTAAGTCAAGCTCTGAATTTTTATGCAGAATTAGAAAATATTTTAGAAATTTCAAACTATGCCGAGCTGTGTAAAGCATTGGTGAAAAAGAAATCACCTGTTGATACTATCGAAAGCGCACAATGGTTGGCCATTCAATCGGCGCACTTGGGCTATCAAGCGGGTAATGAAATATTATCGCTATTACCTTTCATCGGTATTCAGACTCAATTCTTCGACTTAAAAGTTAACGAAGACTTAAGTGTACACATTCCTGAATCGTTATTTGATAAAGAACTGCAAGTACAAATGGCTAAAGTACTGGTACCACCACCAACGGCCAAAAGTGATGAAATATTAGCTCCTACCGGTGGTATGTTTTATTCTTGCGAAGCGCCAGGTATGCCACCGCTAGTAAAAGAAGGTGCGCACTTTGAAGCGGGTCAGCCGTTGTATATTATTGAAGTCATGAAGATGTTTAATAAAGTGAAAGCCCCTTTTTCTGGAACGGTGGATAAAGTCTTGGTCGAGGACGATGGCGCTATCATCAGTAAAGGTCAGGTTTTGTTTAAAATTACTCCAGATGAAAAAGCGGTGGTTGAGTCACCTGATGTGATAAGCGCACGCATAGAAGCGCAGACCGCTGAATTTTTAGACTCTATTATTCTTTCAGCATCTCTTACGGCTAAATAG